TCTTGTCATACTGGCCCAGCTGCCAGGAAAAGGCGACCAGCGCCTTCATCGGATAGCCGTGGAAGCTGCCCAGTTCTACGATTTCGCTGCGGGCCTCATAGCCCTGATCGATATCGCCTGCGGCGTCAGCTACCCGTACCGCCTGCTCGAGCAGCTCCAGCTTAGCTTTTCCTCCGGGCAGGCCATAGGCTTCCTCCATCAAATCGTCGAAATCCATCTCGGTAAGATTCATCTATTCGTCTCCTCCTGTGGCTTGATTAGCCGTCAATCCCCAATCAATAAATTGAATAATGCCCTGGTTCAGCAGCGCGATCTCCTGGCGGTTCATCGGATAATGTCCCATCATCAGCGCATTGCAGTACAGCATCTCGACAATAGAGGGCAGCATCTTCTGGTTCGCCTGATGAAATGCCCGCCCGATGACAGGATTATTCAGGTTGAAGTAGAGTGTGGCGTATGCTGTCTCCTTAAGCGAAGCGCCCAAGCTGCCCAGCACGGAGGACAGGGCATCGGTGCTCACTTCTTTGGTCGCTTCCATTACACGCCACTGGGCGGACTCCTCAGACAGCGTGTAGAGGACAGGAATCTCCTCCGGCTTGAAGCGGCGCAGCTGCACCTGGCAGCGGAACTTCTGAAGTACACTGTCTGCGAGTCTTACGGATTCATAGTAGTCCAGCCGCTCTTGAGGGGTGATATCGGTGAAGGATAACGACACCTCCTCCGGCAGCAGCCGTTCCGTCTGCACATCCGGGTCAAAGAGCGGCAGCCGGGCCAGCAGCTCGGCATCATAGATATATCCGCCGTTCACCACCAGCATGGATTGGGCGGAAGCCACGTGGGTAATCTGGCGGTATTCGTCCAGCGTCGCCGTGAAGTACAGGGGAGACTGCTGCTTCAGCTCGCCAAGCGTCTTTCTGCCATAGGTGCTCTCAAACGGCAACCACTCGTGAATGATAGAATAGAATGATGAATCTTCCACCGCGAGCGCCTTCATCGATAAGGCGTGCAGTGAAATGATCGATTGCAGGCGGTCCGGGTCATACTCGGCCATCCGCATCAATTCCTGACGAATGGCATTCCCGAGCTCTTCCCGTACCTGCTCCAGCTGGGCATTCTCATAGAAATGCTCCCGGGACGCGGTCGGCTGCAGCTCATCAGTCCAGATCAGACATTTCACGAAGAAGGCCCATTCCGGCAGGATATTGCTGGCAGCTTCGGAGACCAGCATGTGCTTCAGGTACACCCGGTGATTACGTTTGGCGTTCAGATTCACCGCATGCGGCAGAATGAAGGCGATGCCTCCTGTCCGGCCCGAGGCGGTATGCAGGGGAATGAAATCGCGGAACGCCTCTCCCAGCACCTGCTTGCCGAAGGCCAGCACCTCGTCACGGTGTTTCCGGGCCAGCTGCGGATCTTTGACCCACGGCGGGGACTGCGGATTAATCAGGCGGGTGTTGCGATCCGACACCAACTCGATGGGATAAGGCAGCAGAGCGCCATAATGGAACAGCCCTTCTTGCAGATTATTTTCCTCGAAGTAGGCTTCGGCCCCTTCCTTACAACGCAAAAAAACCTTGGTGCCCGGAGCATGTACCCCTTCGAGCGTACGGATCGTATAAGTGCCGTCCGGCTTCCCGCGCCATTCCAGTGCAGGTCCGCCCTTGGCCGATTGAGTAACCATGACGATGTCGTCACTCACCATGAAGCAGGACAAGAGCCCGATGCCGAACCGCCCGATAAAAGAGGTATTGGTCGACAGAAAATCTTCGCCCCGCTTGGAGGATTGTCCGATCATGGCCAGAAACTCATGAATCTCTTTCTCGTCTAACCCGATCCCGTTATCTTCTACTAATAAGGTCGCCCCGGTGGAGGTTCCGCTTACCTCGACATGAATCTTGCCTTCGTATCCAGCGGGGGAATAGGCCTGCCGTGCAGTAATCGCATCGATGCCATTCTGGAGCAGCTCCCTTAAGAATACCTTCGGACTGCTATACAAATGGTTAGACAAAATGTTGATCATACCGCTTAGATTGACCTGAAAGCGATAAGTATCCTGGTTCTGATTCTCCATCTTTGTTCTCCTATTCTGTAATCAATTGATATGTAGACAGACACAACTCTATGTATTACCCAGAAGCCGCATTATAAGAAACAGATATTCCCAATCCTCCTAATTTCCCTGCCTTGAAAATACAAAGAAACCCAAGGTCTTGATTCACCTGGGCTTCCCGCCAATCTATTCTTAGTCCGCCTGCTTCACCGCGCAGACCCGCAGCCGCCGGTAGTCTGCGATCCATTGCCCCTGCCGGTAATGCTCCGGCCGCAGTTGATCTTCTACGGCTTGATAGATCGCTGCCTTGTGCTCCGTGCTGACATCGTAGAAGAAGTCATCGGCCATCATGTCCAGCCAATCACGGATTCCGCTCTCACCGTGCAAGGGTGTAGGCCGTTCAAAATGCTGGGCCAGCGTAACGAGGAAGCCATGCTCCTCCAGTACTGCCGCATATTGGCCGATGGTAGGGAAATACCACGGATTGCGTCCTTGCGGGTCATAGCCATGCGCGGTCAGTGCGCTCTCGGTTGCATTCACGAGAGCGGCGACGTTGCGATAGCCGCCGAATTCGGCGACGAACCGTCCGCCGGTCCGCAGTGCGCTTGCCACAGTCACCGCGACCGCATGCGCGTCCTTCATCCAGTGCAATGCTGCGTTGGAGAACACCGCATCGAAGGGTTGGGCTGCCCGGTAAGTGTACGCATTCTGGGCGCTTAGACTCAGGTGCGGGTACTTGTCGCTGCCGCGTGCGATCATCTCAGGCGACAGGTCGATGCCGACCGTCACCGCTCCGGCTGCCGCGATCTTAGCCGTCAGGTCGGCCGTCCCGCAGCCGATATCCAGCACGCGTTCACCAGGCTGAGGCTGTAGCAGCGAGAGGACGTCACCGCCCATTTTGGAGACAAAGTCCAGTTTGTGATCATACGTGTCCGCCTGCCATTGGTTATTGGAAGTCGAGTGAGTCATGGGCTTCCCCTCCTTTGAAATCCAGTATAGCGATGTACAGCTTATAAATGAAATATATAGTTGCTATTTAGTTTATATCTATTGCCTATAAGTGCTGCTCTTCAATAAATAGACCACAAACCTCTGGCGGTTAGCGGTCTATTTACGTATATTGGATTGGAATTAATACACCTGCACGCCCGCACCAAGCACGGACTTGTTCAGCACGGAATTGCCGGTAAGATATACCTTTTGCAGATTAGGCAGCTTGCTCAAGGTTTCTATGTTGGAAATGGCGTTGTTCTCCAGATGAAGCTCCTCGATGGCCTGCCACTTGCTCATGAATTCCAGAGAAGCCAAGTTGCTGTCCTGCAGGGTGAAGGAACGCAGGGCGGACAGGTTCGCGAAATAAGGCATCACCTGGTCAACCTCATTGACGGAGGTATTGTTTACGCTTAAGTAGGGCTGGTCCAAGGTCAAATATTCAAGCGCACGGTTCGGCGGGGCGGTTGTCTGCCTGAAATCCAGCCTGCATTCCGAGCAGACCAGCCTATTCACCTGCTTCAGACGGAATAGGGCATCGGTCTCTGTATACAGTGACGAGTCGTAGATGTTTAGGGTCTGCAGCCGGGGTAGATCGTTCAGGGCGTCAAGCCGGGTCATGTCGCCGATCTCCCAGAGAGACAGCTCGGCAAGCTCCGGGAATTTCCCCAGACCGGCCATGCTCAGCTCCCCGCTCCCGCCCCGGAGTGTCAGGTCCGTTACCGCAGGCGCCTTCAGCCCGGAGAGGAAGGAGGTTGGGATCTCCGCCCGCTTGACGCCCGGTAAGGTCAGTGCTTCTGGCTTCTCGTAGTAACCGGACAACGTGAATTCCCGCAGAGAAGACAGGTAGTTCACGGCCGCTACTGAGCCGAGCTTGCTTAAGGAAGCCAGGCGCAGGGTGGTAATGGAGGCCTTGCCGGCCAGAGGCTTCAGACTGGTGAAATTCAGATTCTCGATATCCAGCGTTTGCAGAGCAGGCATGTTCTGCAAGAAGTCGATGGATTTTACATTGGTTAAATAGGAAAGCTTAAGCTCCTGGAGCCCGGTTAAGGCGTATAACGGCTGCAGATCTGTGGTTTCACTGTGATAGATAGCCAGAGAAGACAGCCCCGTCATAGACGATAACCAACCCAGGTCATTGACGAAGGTAAGGGACAGGGACTTTAGCGGCAGCTTACTCAGCAGATGCAAATCCGTTATAGACTCGTCTACATAGGTAATGGACAGAGAGCTTAGATTGGGGAACTCCAGCAGCAGGGCCACTTCCTGATTACTGCGCAGTTGAGTGGACAGCTCCGTAATTTTAGATTTATCGCCGAAGTAGCCGGAGAAGGCACTGAACGATTCGTTGAAGGCGCCCCCGTAGCTTTTTAATCCGGTCATATGGGCAAGCGTTATTGGGTCCGACTGGTTGATCTCATAGGTGTTTGTCAGGTTCAGGGCCGTCAGTCCCTTAAAGGCCTCAAAGTCCCGCTGATCAATTCGCTGGTCATTCAGTCTCTTGTCCTGGGTAATATAAGTGATCTTCTCGGCCCGCTCATTGCTGAAGGGATCGGTGAGACTGTAAGTGAATTGCCACTGGTCATTCTTCGAACGCTCCACAGTTAAATAACGCAGTGAGGCCAATTCCTCCTCGGTCGGCATGGCAGAGCCTTTACCCAGGGTCTCCCGCAGGAAGGAGAGCAGGACCTCGCTTTCGGGCATCTTCCGCACAGATTGAATAGCCTTGGTTGCCTGCTGCGGAGAGCTGAGGCCGTAATAAAGATAAGTACCGATGGCCCCTCCCAGCACCAGCAGCAGAATTAGCACCAGCCTGACGGGGATGGATACGGAGACGGGCGGCTTCGGCGCGGCCTTGGGAGGGGGTGTCCCGTGATAATGGTTAATGGTCTGATCCACATAGTAGACATTATTTTGCTTGAGCAGAAGCTCAGTCTGGCAATAAGGGCACTTGAGGATGGTGCCTTCCTTGTATTCAATTCTTCCGCTGCAATTGGGACAGTTCAAGGGAATAAAAGCCACGAATGCCTCCTCCTTATGATGTAATGATAGCTCATATTGGGCGGTCCTCTGATCTCAGGAATCCGCTTTTATTCCATTATACCTGCCAGCGGGGAGAGAGCCAGCCATCGGATGGCAAAAAGAAATTTTTAAGGTTACTCGTCTGTACCTTTCCCCGCGAATCTGACAAATACGAAAACTCCAATCAGGACCACAACTATCCCCGACCAGAAGAACCAGAACGGAACCCCGAACCGGTCGGCCACAGGTCCCGCCAGTGCAAGCCCGATCGGCGAAGACAAGAGTCCGATACTTGTCACGAAGGAGAGTACGCGCCCTAGGAGCTCAGGCTCATAAGACTTCTGGATCATCGCCATATACGGGCCGTTGAACAAGGGGGCTGCGGCACCCATCAGGAAGGAGAGGACGGTAAAAGCAAGGAACGCCTCGCGCCCGACTATCCCGCTCAGGACACAGGTAAGCCCGATCACAACCAGACTCACACTCATGTAGGTGGTGTCCTTCCATCTGGAAGCAAGCGCCGACAGCAGCGCACCGCCAAGGATCATCCCGATCCCGAATACGGCCTCAATCAGGCTGGCGCTGTAACCGCCGCGTCCGAAATGGGACAGCGTCATCAGGGGAAACAGCATCGCCAGCGGCATGAATACAACGCTGAAGACCGCCATGGTAACCGTTATCGTGACAATGGGCTTTTGTGACAGGAATGCTCTCCAGCCAAGAATAAACTCCTTGCGGAACGAGGGGGTCTCTATCATCTCCGGTTTCGGCTGATGAATCTGAACGAACAGAAGCATAACGTTAGCGATTAAGGCACCTGCCACATCTAAAAGTAACACTGTTCCTAGTGAAGTTGCCGAGTATACCGCTATTCCAAGCGCCGGTCCAAGGACGCTGGAAGCAGAGAAGATGAGTTGGTTCCAGCCTGCCACCCGGGTGAGCTGGTCTTCCGGCGCAATCAGAGGAATCGCAGCCTGGAACGAAGGGGCATGGAAGGACGAAGCTGCCGAATGTATGAGCAGGATGGCGTACACGATCCATAAGCTGGGTTCGCCCCATAGATAATAAGCACCCAGAACCAGACTGGTTAGTGCAATGGCACTGTCAGCTGCGATCATGGTGAGCTTACGGTTCCACCGGTCCAGCCAGACACCGATGAACGGGCCTAAGAGTGCTTGCGGCAGGAACCCGGCCAGACCGGCAAGCATTAACACGGCAGCCGACCCCGTAGTCGCGGTCAAGTGCCAGATGATCGAGAACTGAACCATCGCAGAGGTCAGTATCGAGAAGATTTGTCCGCTGAAGATGAAGGCGAATGTCTTTTTCCATTGAGTATTCATAAGGTTTCAACCTCCCTAAATAAAGACAGACCCAAATCCGTAAGTGGACTTGGGTCTGCAACAATTACATGACGGGACAGTGCGAAGCCGGGCATAGTGAAATAAGCCGTAGCGGATCGCAACCGATGTCCTTAACGTAAATAGCAGCAGCTCAAAAAAGCCCACACTTGGTGAGAAATCAGCTTTTGTTGGGCGTACTTACCATATACGTGGAATCATCGGCGGCCATCCTCCTCAAATTTTATAGCCGAAGTTTATCATTGAACTGTTAGAGGTGTCAATAATATCGGAGTATTCTGCTTCTTCAGCCTAGTATGCTATATTGGGAATAATGAAGCGGATACAGGGGGCTGGGAGATGTTCTTTTTCATTGTAATGCTTATAGGTTTCGGTGTGTTCGTAGCGCTTGCCTATATATTCAACGCGAAGCATAAGATCATAATGCCGCTTGTCAGCGCGGTGGCGGTCAGTATGCTGGTGCAGGTGCTGGAGCAATTCTACATGAGCAGCATTATTATTGTGGCGTTCATTCTGTATTTCATCATAAGCAGTATCAGGACCTTCAAGCATGAACAGTTCCAGTTAATGGTGGCGATTCTGTTCAGCACATCCGTCGTCACTCTCATCATAACCTCAACCTACTTCAAGCAGCCCGTGGCTCCCTCCGAAGCGGAGATGGTCAGGGTGATGTTCATCTATTACCCGCTGCTGATTCTATTTATCTCCTGTTATGTCTACATGCTGCTTAGCGTGTTCAATTTCAAGCTGCTGCAGTCCGGGAACCCGCTCGGGTATATGATGGGCAAGGTGCGCGGCTTCAGGCGTATGGTCCGTCTGCTGTGGATCGCTTCGCGCAAAGGGCTGAACCATCTGCTCCAGCAGGATCATGCAAAACTGCCGCAGGTGATTGCTGCCGTTCTGGATAACATGGGCGGGGTCTTCGTGAAGTTCGGGCAAGTCTTATCGACCAAAAAGGACATGCTCCCTGCACAATACATCGAAGCGTTCTCCAGCCTGCATGACCAGGTTAAGCCACTCAGCCAGAAGGAGCTGAAGGAGATCATTGACAGCCGAATCGGCGATCTGGAGGAGACGTATGAAGACTTCGGGATGCAGCCTATCGCAGCCGCTTCGATCGGTCAGGTGCATCTGGCGCGGCTGAAGTCCACAGGCGAGAAGGTAGTTGTCAAAATCCTGCGTCCGGATGTGAAGCAGAAGATGAGCGTGGATCTGGATTTATTAATCCAATTCGTGACCCGGCTCTCCGAGCGCTCCCCCAAAATCCAAAGACTCGGCTTAATTCAGCTCGCCCAAGGCTTCAAAACGAATCTGATCGAAGAGACAGACTTTGATATTGAAGCGCTGAATACCAATCTGCTGCGCCAGGCGTTCCAGGAACACGATATTCCGATACAAGTGCCGAAGATCTACGCCGAATACTCGACCAAGCAGATTCTGACCATGGAATATATTGAAGGGCACCGGTTCACCCGAAAGGTTACAAATGACGTATCGGAAATGATCATGCACGCCTTCCTGCAGCAGATTCTGATGATCGGCATCTTCCACGCCGACCCGCATCCCGGCAATCTGATGCTGACCCAGGACGGGAAGGTTGCGCTGATTGACTTCGGTTCCGTGGGTTATCTGACGGAGGAGGAGCGGGCCGGGATGCGCAACTTCCTGATGGGCTACAGCCGGAAGGATACGAAGCAGATGGCCCAGGGCCTGGCCGGAGTCTGTGAAGAAGGGGAGCTGTTGGATGTGCGAATGATCGAGCGGCGCCTCGGCAGACTTTTATCCGAAGCCTCTTTCTCGCCTGATCCTACCAGTGTCATGATGAGACGGCTGATGTCGATGATTACCGAGCTGGGGATGTCCCTGAAGCCGACGGTGGCCGGGGCCTTCAGGGCGATTATTACCCTGGACGGGACCTTGTCCTCTGTGGATGATTCGTATTCCTTATCCGCAGCGAGCCAGTCCTTCGCAGAGCAGATGGATCAGGGGCAGATCGTCAAGGAGCAGCTAAGCAAGGTCAAGGGGCGGCTGGAGGACTATATCCCGAAGCTGCTGGAGCTGCCGCTGCTGAAGGAGAACCGGATCACCCTTGCGCGTGAGGACAATCATAGTCTGACGGATTTCGTGGGGACGCTGACGGTCGGGATGTTCACGGTGATCTGTATGGTGATCATGCTGGCAAGCTTCTGGGTGCAGGGGGAGATCATGCGGTTTGTGCTGGCACCCCTATCGATGTCAGGCTTCGGCACGGGGATGATCATCCTGATGATGTCTGTGATTAAGCAGTTGAAACCCAAAGGCTAGAGGAGGACAGAAGAGATTATGGCAGGTGTACTCTCGAACAAGAAGAAGATACGCGGCTGGAGGCGCAGGGTGAAGCAAATTGAACATTGGAAAAACCGGAGACACAAACAACCTCAGAGAATTCTCTGGGGCTTATTGTCTATAGAGGGGCGGCTACCAATCCCCCGGAGTTATGATATAATTTAGCTTTATTACGGCCGGATAAGGGATTATCCTGGCACGCATAGAGAGGTACTTCATATGATAAATAATTTCTGGCGTGAATTGCCACGCCCTTTTTTCATACTGGCCCCGATGGAGGATGTGACGGATGTGGTGTTTCGTCATGTCGTTGCTGAAGCGGGCAGACCGGATGTGTTTTTTACGGAGTTCGTGAATACAGAGAGCTATGCCCACCCGGAGGGGAAGCAGGCGGTGCGGGGGCGGTTGACTTTTACCGAGGATGAACAGCCGATGGTCGCACATATCTGGGGGGACAAGCCGGAGTATTTCCGGAAGATGAGTATCAGTATGGCCGAAGAAGGCTTCAAAGGCATCGATCTGAACATGGGTTGTCCTGTAGCAAATGTAGCCGAGAACGGGAAAGGCAGCGGCCTGATCTGCCGTCCCGAACTCGCAGCGGAGATCATCCAGGCGGCGAAGGCCGGGGGACTGCCCGTCAGCGTCAAGACGCGGCTCGGATTCAGCAGCGTGGACGAATGGCGGGGCTGGTTGACTCATATTTTGCAGCAGGACATTGTGAATCTGTCCATCCATCTGCGTACGCGGGAGGAAATGAGCAAGGTGGATGCCCACTGGGAGCTGATTCCTGAGATCAAAAAGCTGCGGGATGAGATCGCGCCGCACACCCTGCTGACGATTAACGGCG
This genomic interval from Paenibacillus sp. FSL H8-0332 contains the following:
- a CDS encoding leucine-rich repeat domain-containing protein, with translation MAFIPLNCPNCSGRIEYKEGTILKCPYCQTELLLKQNNVYYVDQTINHYHGTPPPKAAPKPPVSVSIPVRLVLILLLVLGGAIGTYLYYGLSSPQQATKAIQSVRKMPESEVLLSFLRETLGKGSAMPTEEELASLRYLTVERSKNDQWQFTYSLTDPFSNERAEKITYITQDKRLNDQRIDQRDFEAFKGLTALNLTNTYEINQSDPITLAHMTGLKSYGGAFNESFSAFSGYFGDKSKITELSTQLRSNQEVALLLEFPNLSSLSITYVDESITDLHLLSKLPLKSLSLTFVNDLGWLSSMTGLSSLAIYHSETTDLQPLYALTGLQELKLSYLTNVKSIDFLQNMPALQTLDIENLNFTSLKPLAGKASITTLRLASLSKLGSVAAVNYLSSLREFTLSGYYEKPEALTLPGVKRAEIPTSFLSGLKAPAVTDLTLRGGSGELSMAGLGKFPELAELSLWEIGDMTRLDALNDLPRLQTLNIYDSSLYTETDALFRLKQVNRLVCSECRLDFRQTTAPPNRALEYLTLDQPYLSVNNTSVNEVDQVMPYFANLSALRSFTLQDSNLASLEFMSKWQAIEELHLENNAISNIETLSKLPNLQKVYLTGNSVLNKSVLGAGVQVY
- a CDS encoding methyltransferase codes for the protein MTHSTSNNQWQADTYDHKLDFVSKMGGDVLSLLQPQPGERVLDIGCGTADLTAKIAAAGAVTVGIDLSPEMIARGSDKYPHLSLSAQNAYTYRAAQPFDAVFSNAALHWMKDAHAVAVTVASALRTGGRFVAEFGGYRNVAALVNATESALTAHGYDPQGRNPWYFPTIGQYAAVLEEHGFLVTLAQHFERPTPLHGESGIRDWLDMMADDFFYDVSTEHKAAIYQAVEDQLRPEHYRQGQWIADYRRLRVCAVKQAD
- a CDS encoding HSP90 family protein produces the protein MENQNQDTYRFQVNLSGMINILSNHLYSSPKVFLRELLQNGIDAITARQAYSPAGYEGKIHVEVSGTSTGATLLVEDNGIGLDEKEIHEFLAMIGQSSKRGEDFLSTNTSFIGRFGIGLLSCFMVSDDIVMVTQSAKGGPALEWRGKPDGTYTIRTLEGVHAPGTKVFLRCKEGAEAYFEENNLQEGLFHYGALLPYPIELVSDRNTRLINPQSPPWVKDPQLARKHRDEVLAFGKQVLGEAFRDFIPLHTASGRTGGIAFILPHAVNLNAKRNHRVYLKHMLVSEAASNILPEWAFFVKCLIWTDELQPTASREHFYENAQLEQVREELGNAIRQELMRMAEYDPDRLQSIISLHALSMKALAVEDSSFYSIIHEWLPFESTYGRKTLGELKQQSPLYFTATLDEYRQITHVASAQSMLVVNGGYIYDAELLARLPLFDPDVQTERLLPEEVSLSFTDITPQERLDYYESVRLADSVLQKFRCQVQLRRFKPEEIPVLYTLSEESAQWRVMEATKEVSTDALSSVLGSLGASLKETAYATLYFNLNNPVIGRAFHQANQKMLPSIVEMLYCNALMMGHYPMNRQEIALLNQGIIQFIDWGLTANQATGGDE
- a CDS encoding MFS transporter; amino-acid sequence: MNTQWKKTFAFIFSGQIFSILTSAMVQFSIIWHLTATTGSAAVLMLAGLAGFLPQALLGPFIGVWLDRWNRKLTMIAADSAIALTSLVLGAYYLWGEPSLWIVYAILLIHSAASSFHAPSFQAAIPLIAPEDQLTRVAGWNQLIFSASSVLGPALGIAVYSATSLGTVLLLDVAGALIANVMLLFVQIHQPKPEMIETPSFRKEFILGWRAFLSQKPIVTITVTMAVFSVVFMPLAMLFPLMTLSHFGRGGYSASLIEAVFGIGMILGGALLSALASRWKDTTYMSVSLVVIGLTCVLSGIVGREAFLAFTVLSFLMGAAAPLFNGPYMAMIQKSYEPELLGRVLSFVTSIGLLSSPIGLALAGPVADRFGVPFWFFWSGIVVVLIGVFVFVRFAGKGTDE
- a CDS encoding AarF/ABC1/UbiB kinase family protein, which gives rise to MFFFIVMLIGFGVFVALAYIFNAKHKIIMPLVSAVAVSMLVQVLEQFYMSSIIIVAFILYFIISSIRTFKHEQFQLMVAILFSTSVVTLIITSTYFKQPVAPSEAEMVRVMFIYYPLLILFISCYVYMLLSVFNFKLLQSGNPLGYMMGKVRGFRRMVRLLWIASRKGLNHLLQQDHAKLPQVIAAVLDNMGGVFVKFGQVLSTKKDMLPAQYIEAFSSLHDQVKPLSQKELKEIIDSRIGDLEETYEDFGMQPIAAASIGQVHLARLKSTGEKVVVKILRPDVKQKMSVDLDLLIQFVTRLSERSPKIQRLGLIQLAQGFKTNLIEETDFDIEALNTNLLRQAFQEHDIPIQVPKIYAEYSTKQILTMEYIEGHRFTRKVTNDVSEMIMHAFLQQILMIGIFHADPHPGNLMLTQDGKVALIDFGSVGYLTEEERAGMRNFLMGYSRKDTKQMAQGLAGVCEEGELLDVRMIERRLGRLLSEASFSPDPTSVMMRRLMSMITELGMSLKPTVAGAFRAIITLDGTLSSVDDSYSLSAASQSFAEQMDQGQIVKEQLSKVKGRLEDYIPKLLELPLLKENRITLAREDNHSLTDFVGTLTVGMFTVICMVIMLASFWVQGEIMRFVLAPLSMSGFGTGMIILMMSVIKQLKPKG
- a CDS encoding tRNA-dihydrouridine synthase encodes the protein MINNFWRELPRPFFILAPMEDVTDVVFRHVVAEAGRPDVFFTEFVNTESYAHPEGKQAVRGRLTFTEDEQPMVAHIWGDKPEYFRKMSISMAEEGFKGIDLNMGCPVANVAENGKGSGLICRPELAAEIIQAAKAGGLPVSVKTRLGFSSVDEWRGWLTHILQQDIVNLSIHLRTREEMSKVDAHWELIPEIKKLRDEIAPHTLLTINGDIADRETGLKLAAEYGVDGIMIGRGIFHNPYAFEREPREHSSGELLDLLRLHLDLYDQYSGQAPRSFSPLQRFFKIYVRGFRGASELRNNLMNTKSTREVRALLDEFANQEQDGAEGPNE